The DNA window CCCTACACACGTGGAAACTCACCGGTCTGGATGGGGGCTGCCATTTCTGCCCCTTCTGGAGAACCATGAACACTGTATCATCTGCCAGGGCTTGGAAATACTCTTCTGTCTCTACAGTTGTACCGTCTTCCTCCAGCACCAGAAGGAAGGGCTTGTCTGCCAGCATCAGGGTGTCCCGGACCTGGAAAATAAAGTCAGTGAAGCTTCTGCCATCCCCATGCAGCCACAGAGCATGAGGAAGACCCATATTGCATCATCTCAGCTGCCAGGGAAAGAACAAGTGATAACGATCTATGGGAAAtgggactggaacccaggctCTTGCTATGGGATCACCACCCAAAGATTTTATATTATGGTCTTTCTTGGTACCTGGATTCATGGTTATGTTCTAGAACAATGCTGTTCGGTTAAAATCTAGTGGGAGTCACATACGTACCTTTTTATTAAGATACAATTCACATGCCATAAAgttcatccttttaaaatatataattcagtgttttttagtacattcacaaagttgtacaaccatcacaaCTAtccaatttcagaacattttcatcatcccaaaagaAACCCATTATCCATTAGCCCTCATTTCCCATGCCCCAACCCATGGCAACCTTtactgtttgtctctttttggatttgcccattctggacatttcatataaatggaatcatatgtgGGTTTTTAAGACTGACTTCTTTCCCTCAGTATGTTTTCATTGTTCGTCTATGCTGTAATatgactcatttctttttatggctgaataatattcacatttttaaaaagacttcatttatttatttgaaagagagtgaaagagcacaagcaggaggagtggcaggcagaaggagaagcagactccccactgagctgggacccCCCCAccaacgtgaggcttgatcccaggacgttgggatcatgacctgagcagaaggaatacactttttaaaaaaaaaaaaagattttatttatttatttgacagacagagatcacaagtaggcagagaggcaggtaaagagGGGTGAGGGTGgatagcaggctccctgatgagcagagagcccgatgtggggttcaatcccaggaccctaagatcatgacctgagctgaaggcagaggcttaacccactgagccacccaggtgccccagaaggaagacactgaactgactgagccacccaggtgcttcaatatatcactttttatttttttttaagattttatttatctatttgtcagagatcgcaagtaggcaaagaagcaggcagagagaggaggaagcaggctccctgctgagcagagagcccgatgcggggctcaatcccaggaccctgagatcatgacccaagcctaaggcagaggctttaacccactgagccactcaggtgcccctgttaaagTTATTCTTAAACATTCTATTCTTATTGATGCAATTatgaataaactcattttttttgaagataggctccacatccagcatggagttCGACATAGGACCtgaattcacgaccctgagatcaagacctgagccgagatcaagagttggatgcttaaccaattgagccactcaggtgccccctcattttttccccctcattttcttaattttattttcagattatttgttttcagtgtatagaaatacaattgatttttatatattgatcttatatcttGCAACCCTATATCATGCAAACTTGCTGAacccatttattagctgtgtgtgtgtgtgtgtgtgtgtgtgtgtgtgtgtgtgtgttctgtagGGTTTTATATCTGCAAATAGATATAGTTTTACCCCTTCCCTTCCAATCAgggtgccttttattttattttcttgttgattagCCTGGATAGAACCTCCAGCACCATGTTGTGTAGAAATGGCAAGAATAGATACCCTTATCTCAATCTTGATCTTAAGGGGAAAGTTTTCAGAATTTCCCATTAAGCATGttgttagctgtgagtttttcatagatgctctGTAtcacatatatgtaattttaaattttctaatagttGTGTGATACTTGTAATATATTTAATTCCATCTAAAATATGATTTCAACATAAAATTGGGATAAAATTtaggattttacattttttcatattaagtcttcaaaatcttGTGTGTTACTTATACTTAAGCTCATCTCAGTTTCAACTAGCCTCATTTCAAGAGTTCAGTAACCACATGGATCTAGTAACTACTGCATTGGATAGTGTAGCTCTAGAGTTAAAGAGACCTGCATCTGAATTCTAGCTCCCTTACATTATTCTGAATGGTAGGAAAGTTATCTCATTTATCTGAACTCATTTCATCATCCAAATAGTTGAAGCAAGTATAGTCTTAGAGTCCTCACAATGGTTAAATGCAAAAGTGTATGACAAGAcagcctgggtttaaatcccagtaTATTTCAATTATATAGGAGAATATTCTTGTTTGTAGAAAAGATACACTGAAGTATTCAAGAATAAGAAGCATCAGGTTGGCAACCTCCTCTCAAGTGATTTAGGAAGCCTAGTATTATTCTTGCAACTTCTGTTAGAGATTCtttcaaaattacttaaaaaaaaaaatcctccaaaggCTTACTGTggtcttttaaaatgaaacccCTCTGTTCTTTGCCATGGCCAATAGGGACTAATAATCTAGTCACTGCCAACTGTATCACTTTGCTCTTTTTCCCtcattctctttgttcctttcttcacATTGCCAAACTTGGAAAAGCAGTCTACATAGGTTGATGTCCCCCTCCACTTGATCAGTAAGATTCATTTTTAACCTTTGTTCCATGCTGAAAAGATGACTTCTCACTATTGTACCTCCCTGCATCCTTTGGAGTTAGGACTCTAACTTGGGGTCCCCAAACTCAGTGGATAAGAATGTCCTGAAGAACCTTCTAAAAATGacaacctggggcacctggggtggctcagtgggttaaagcctctgccttcagctcaggtcatggtctcagggtcctgggatcgagccccgcatcgggctctctgctcagcagggaacctgcttccccctctctctctgcctgcctctctacttgtgatctctttctgtcaaataaataaataaaatcttaaaaaaaataaaaataaaaatgacgaCCCCTGAGCCTCACTCATATCCCAGGGACTGCAGTCTGGGAAGTCATGTGCAACAAATCCATTTTGGTATAGGAGGTGAAAAACATTAGCAAGTCTAGACTCAAGTGTAAAAGAGACCTTTTGATTCAGGTGATAAGAAATGGTGTGTCCCAGCCACAAGCCTCATAAGAGAGGGGAAATGGGCTCCCATGAAGAAGAACAGACCTAATTCACAGAAACAGGGGAAGGACTCTGGAATAGAGGCTTAGGTCAGCTATGATTTCTCTATGTTAAACTGTAGACTGTAGTAATCAGAAGCCTAATCCAAATGTATGATCTGTGCCAGGCAACTGGGCTTGGATAGCAGCAGGGGTCCCGTCACCTTCAGCTGATAAGCTAATGGGGCAGTGAAGCACAAGATTAATATGGAGCCAAATTAGATGAGGCTGTAGGAGAGGCagtgggaaagaagaagaaatggggaagGGTGTCATTCTTGCCTGCTGTTAACTGCTATCCACAAGAGCCATGTGTCTTTTGTTTCCTGCTCTGGATGCTTACCTGATCGACAGTCTTCCACAGTGATTAACATCTTCCACAGTGATTAACAAAGCCTTCCTTGGAAAGCCAGCGTAGGAGATGGATTGAAGACTTGCCCTGGCTAAAGGGAGGAGATGAGGAAGAGACTCTCTAAAATCTTGCCTATTTCCCCAACTTCCAGGTGTGTGTACAATGGAAAAGGGAATCTAAGGGTCCTTCTAACAAGAAAAATAGACTCTGAAAATACCACTGGCCTATTGTTAGTATAGGATGGCAATATTCTGCCTTTCCCCTGGTCATTAATCCAGTGGACAGCACTCCAGGCAGGCCCTACCAACTCATTAGAGCTGGCATCAGGAAGGAATTATTTCACCATCTAACTCATGAAGTCCATCCTGGCTGAACTCCCAGCTCatgacctggaggacagaggcagCTGGCATGGTCAGCTCTCAGCCATAGTCCCAGCGGTTGGGCTGTGCTGAGGGCAGTCCTATCCCTCACCTTGTGCAGGAGGTCCTTGAGACTGTGCGCCATGATCCCCTTCCGTACGCTCCGGTCAGCAGTGCTTACTCTACAGGGCCGGGCCTTGGGGGCCTCCTGGCTGGACTCAGACAAGAGCTGCTGGGTCACCACCGAGGTGCTCATGGCCACATGCCTGGGGACAATTTAGAGCATCAGAATGAGTTGTCTGCTGCCTCCCAGCCCTTACCCCATTGCAAGACACTCGCTTCCCTTCCCCTGTAGTTTGATCTCATATTTTTTCTCCTCCACTACCACCAGCCCTGCTCTTACTAGTGTTGCCTCAAAGGCCTTGTTAGATCAGTACATCTCAAACATTAACGAACATGTATTTCCTCTGGGGATCTCAATCTGATTCAGAGTCTGGGATTCCAAATGTCTAATAAATTTCCAAGTGGCATTGGTGCTTTTCATTGGCGCTGACCATAATGAGTAGCAAGGTGATAGGGGACCCATCCCATATCCCCCCACTTCCACTTTCCTCTCTTGGCCtctcttttcccatctgtaaagtgaaatGAAGTGGTGAAGGGGCCTGGGTTTTTGAGTCAGACCCAAGCCTGAATCCTGGCTCCACTACCTATTGGCCAGGTGACTGAGAGCACCCAGTCTGTGCCTCAGTGCCCCCATCTATTAATTTGGTGTCTTAATCCCCACTTCTAAAAGTTGTGATCAGGTTTAAATGAGATccagaatgggggcgcctggtggctcagttggttaaatgtccaactcttgatttcagctctgctcatgatctcagggtcctgagactgagccttgctttgggctctgcattgagtatggagcctgcttaagattctccctcttgtgccccccacccctactcaagagctccactctctctctctaattaagaaaaaagaagtgcaAAACCTTGGGCCCCACTCCAGATCTACTAAATCGGCATCTGCATTTAACAAAATGCCCAGGGAACTTATAAGCTCTTTGAAGGTTGAAAAGGTCTGCCGTATCACTCCCAAGTGGATCCCCTGTGCTTCCACCCTTGGCTCTCCTCACCTGGACAAGGACTTGGGGTAGAGAAGGCTGAGGGACTTCATGGCATATTCCATCCTTGTTATCTGGATAGTTTTGGACCTGGGAACGAAGCAGAAAGTTAGTTAGAGTAAGAATACAAGGCTCCCTCTCACTCATCATTTGACACAGTGCAATCCCACCCTCATCCAGGTAACCTCCACTCTGGTCTCTCCTCGAAACTCCCACACACACTTTTCTAGCCCTTCTCCTGTCCCATCCTACACATGCCAACTGGGACCAAGCTGGAAACCCCCTCAGGGCCCAAGCTTAACCCCACTCAGcagcttcccctccctccccaggactACTCACTCCATGTTTCTCTGACTCTGGCTCTGATCACACTGATCAGGGATCCCCAGCTGGGGCTGAAGAGTCCCTGCCTAGTTGGGTCCTGTCCCTGGGGGCAGAGTCCATTTCATGCTGGCAGGAGGTGAGTCACACCACCCCCCTCTTCTGGAGACTCTTTCTTCACCTATAGCCCAGACACCTCCCAGGCCAGTCTCACACAGGCCAGGCAGCCCAGTCCACAAAGGCTCTCTCCTGCACCTTGAACAATCCAGACCCCTTCTGAGGCTTCCCACTGGCCAAAAGGACTTTCTGTGATGAAGGATGTTGGAGATGTTCTATATCCTTTCTCCCCAGTACCACAACTGCTAGCTTCATGTGGCTACcaagcacttgaaatatggctagtacAACAGAGGAgatggatttttaattttgtttaatgttaactaatttgaattgAAATAGCCACTTTGGCTTATGGCTACTAGTAACCATCCTGAACCCAAAGATCTAGCTGATAGCCCTGGGCTCACCTGCCACTTTCTCTTCTTAAACCTGTCTGCCTTGGGTCTTACATGCTCCAAGCCTTTGCGTTGACAGGTCCCACCACCTGCAGTGTCCCCTACCAGCCCAGGGCTAACCATATGCAGCTTTGAAGCcccaacttcattatttttcactctttggaaagcctttttgtttattttatttttttatttactgatgAGAAAAGTTTTATGTGGACAACACAGACTGGACAAGAACATTATAAATGGGGGAAACAGAGGCTCTGGAAAGCCTTTTTAGATGGCTCACACAGTTCCCCCTTTATCTTGCCCTTCCTACATCCAAGCCAAGTGTGCCTCAGTGTCTGTGTCTGCCTTAGCCACACCAATCCTTGGGTTCCTCGCCCTCGGATGTTCTCTCTATTTCCGGTGCAGAGGCACAAGTCTGGGGGCTCAGGGGGTGGTCATGGATCAGGAACCCCCTCCCCAGTTGGGTATCTCTTTCCTTTTAACAATTAGGGGGACTTCCTAGGCTAGCCTATCTGTGAACTCCCCCACTTAGGACTACCCAAGTCCACCTGTCCCAGCCTTACTCCTCACTCCCCATGCTGAGCCCACCTCACCTGTTCTCCAGGAGCCCTTCCCCCCACAAAATCCCAAAAGAAAACACTTACCTCCCCCTTACAGCCTCTAGTAAGATAACTCCGGTAAGATAACTAACTGctcagcacagcacagcacagcccTCCCTCCATTTTATTTCCAGCTCCCAGGGATGCCCCTCCCCTGGCCTTCAGCCCCAGCTGGGGAAAAGAGCATGGGGAGTGAGTGTGTAGCTTTCACCCTTGGGACTTCAGGCCAGCCAAACTTTCAGAAAAGGCCCaaaaggaggggaagaggcaAGTTTCGAAAACTTTGGGACAGGGTATGGCTCAGGACGTGATATCAGGCACAGAGGGCACAGAAAATAGGCACATGTAGGTTGTGGTCCCAGCCCCACTCACGTTCACTGAGTGTAGACAAGCTGTCTCACTTCTGTGAGCCCCAGTTTCTCTCACCTGtataacagcaataataattCCTGTGTTAGGGAATTGAGGTGAGGATttgtgataatgaaaataaaggactTTGCAACAAAGACAGCTCATAGATGGAAGTGAATATGGGtgttataatataattaataatagtagAAACTAAGACTAGCTGACATGTGTAGTGGTTAATAGTGTAAGGTCTTACCCTTGGACCCAGCAATCCTACTCCTGTATAtattatccaagagaaatgaaaacatatgttcatggTTTTCATAGTGTTGTTCACAATAGgtaaaagacagaaatgaatgttcatcaattgatgaatggattcTTTAAATGTGACATAtccataaatggaatattatttgtcaATTAAAAAGGATTACATGCTACTACATGgataaactttgaaaacatgcaaagtgaaagaagccagtcacaaaagatcacatacatatttgtatgaaatgtccagaacaggcaaaactataaaaataaaaaataaattagtgattGCTTATAGCTAGGGAGGGAGAAGACATGGGGAATGATTCTAATGGGGACTGATGGGGTTTCTTTTAGGAGAGACAAAAATGTTCTAATCAATTATTCTAATCACAGTCCATTTTGACAATGGTTGAACAACACTTAAAATATGCTAAAAGACATTGactgttatttgtttatttctacttttacaaGTGATtcataaagctgtttaaaaaagagagagttcaAGGTCCTCTTGTTTCAGCTCAAGGTGTTTCACACTGTGTATTATCACCTGGAAAGCTTGTTAAAATTCAGATTGCTGGGCCCCAttccagagtttctgactcagtcTGACTGGGGTGGATTCTAAGGAACCATTTCTAAGAGCTTCCTAGGTGATCCTGAAGATGTGACTGCTCAGGAACCCCACTCGAGAGCTAGAGGTCTAGCATTGGCTGTGTGATGTAACTCTTCTAAGCCTCAGTTGGATCtgacaaatagaaattaaaaatagctcctgggcgcctgggtggctcagtgggttaagccgctgccttcggctcaggtcatgatctcagggtcctaggatcgagtactgcatcgggctctctgctcagcagggagcctgcttcccttcctctctctctgcctgcctctctgcctacttgtgatctctctctgtcaaataaataaataaaatcttttaaaaaaaagctcctACCCCATTGGGTTGTCATGAAGGTTGAATGAGATAATCATGAAATGCCTGCTGCAGAATTTAGTGCATCCTTGGGGCTCAGTAAATcactattgctattattattattttaaagattaattaatttatttatttgagagagtgaggacTCATGTGCACAAGCGAGTAAGCAAggggaaaggcaaagggagagggagagaagcagactccccgctgagtgtggagtctgatccCAGGAaccggagatcacgacctgaagcagaatcaagagtcagacacccaaccaagccacccaggtgcccctattattaaTATCTAAATCCCTCCCTGGcagagctcccagacagccatcatttatttactcattcattcattcaacaaatatttattaggcacttactatgtgccagcccTCAGAGGGGCTGAGAATACAGCAGGAAAGAAGACAGCCTTGTCCCACACTTCAAGGAGCTGACATTCCTAGGGCAGAGGGGAACTCAGGTCTTGTTCAAATatgcaaataaacaaaaggatTTCAGATAATGACATTTGAGGGGGGGTAAAAACCAAAGTGGTATGATAACAAATGGCTGAAGAGCTATACTGGCGTGTAGGTTTGGGCAAGGCCTCAAAGGCGGTGAGCTTCGAGCTAAATCCTACTGCTGAGAAACCAATCTTTTGAAGTCCTGGGGGAACattcaaagcaaaggaaatatCAGTGCAAAGGATCTGGGATAGGAATGAGCAGGGTGAGGAGACAGGAACACAAGTCATTAAACTTGAAGGCAGTCCAAGAGCCAGAAGAGAAGTACAAACAAGTACTTTAGAGAAGAAGTTCTGGGGAACAGGTTGGACCCCTCCCTTGGACATTCATGccttaaacatttattgaacatctaacACGTGATTGTGCATCAGTGGATGACTCAGAGGCAATCTGTCCCTGGTGACGAACTCCCAGGGCACCATGGGAAGCAGACGattccagattaaaaaaagaagaagaagaaaaaaaaaaataactgcaagCTAAAACCAAAGATCATCTGCCTTGGGGTGGAGGATGGCTCCATGAGCCTGAGGATTCTTCACAGTCCTTAGGAGAGCACGGTGTTGAACCGCTGGGATTTCCTTATTCAACAAGCATTTTCTTGAGCATTTATGCTATGCCAGGCACTATGGACTGCTAGGGACATAGATGCCTTAGTTCTTGCCCCAGTCTGGGGaccttacattctagtgggagagGCAGATGTCTGAGCATGGTTCTCAAACTCTGAAGTGCCTAGAAATCATTTGAGATAATTTGGAGTGGAGAAGGACTCTACCTGTGTGACTCAAAATtgagaaaccataaaagaa is part of the Mustela nigripes isolate SB6536 chromosome 2, MUSNIG.SB6536, whole genome shotgun sequence genome and encodes:
- the CIDEC gene encoding lipid transferase CIDEC, with the translated sequence MEYAMKSLSLLYPKSLSRHVAMSTSVVTQQLLSESSQEAPKARPCRVSTADRSVRKGIMAHSLKDLLHKVRDTLMLADKPFLLVLEEDGTTVETEEYFQALADDTVFMVLQKGQKWQPPSRPGTRHQLSLSCKPAKKIDVARVTFDLYKMNPQDFIGCLNVKATLYGTYSLSYNLHCYRAKHIMKEVLRWALLSMQTTGHVLLGTSCYMQQLLDATEGGQPPESKAQSLIPACLKTLQ